GAAAGTCAAGGCGGCCGGTCATGTCGGTCGCGGAGCGTCGGAAGGTGACCACGGGCGGGGCGCCGCCGGCCCACTCGAAGCCATCGGGAAGCGCGCCGCGGCCCGCGAAGGCGCGCGGGGACGCGCGACCATCGGTCAGAAAGGCGACCGCGCGCGCCGGCCAGTTCACGGCGCTGCCCGAGCCGCCGTCGACCCATGCTCGAATCGCGGTCACGCGCCGCGTGGCCCCGAGATCCAGGGCCACGGCCACGGACGCGCCGTACCAGCCCACCGTGTCGCCCGACGAGTAGCTGGCGTCGGACACGCGCCCGTCCGTGAGCTCGCCGCCGCGGTCGCTGTAGGCGGCCGGCGCGGCGGGCTCGAAGCGGTACGACGCGCCGAGCGCCGCATGGGCGCGCAGGCCCGTGGGCGCGGCACCGCTCGCCTCGGCGCGAGCCAGGTGGAGCGGCGGCGAGCCCGGCGCCGGCCTGAGCGTGACGCGAAGCCGGCTCGCCGTGGCCGAGAGCGGCACCGTCACGACCTGCCTCCGGTCGTCGAGCGGGTTCGGGCCCGGGCGCACAGCCCATCTGGCGGGCTCCCATCGGCCGCCCCTGCCGGGCGATTCCACCCGCACGACCCCGGCCCAGGCGTCGCGCGGCCCCTGCTCGTCCAGGAACAGGTCGAGGGCCGTCCACGCCCGTCGAGACGGCAACTCGAGCGTCAGCCCGGCGCCGCCCGGAACGGAGACCCGACGCACGCGGGCAGCGGGCGTGGGATCGGTCACCGGCAGGCCGCTCACGTAATCGGCGAGCGAGGCGTAGAGGTGGCGCGCGACGGTGGCGCGTCCACGGGCAAGCCGCTCCACGGTGTCGGTGCCCAGGTAGTAGGCCTGGGCTCCGGCGCGGTAGCCGAGCCGCTCCGGCATGCCGTCGGCAAGGTAGTGGAGGAACGCGAGCCGGTCGAGCGGGCTCTCGAGCACCGCGCCCGCCTCCATCTCCACGCCGAGCCCGGCCCCGCGCGCCAGGTCGGCCGCCACGGCGAGGCGGTTGCGGCGCACGCGGCCGCCATGAGTCGACGCGGCGAACGCGTAGTTGGGCTGCAGCACCGCGACGTCGATGCCCCGCTCGCGCCAGCCGTTCCAGCCGTCGGCGCGGTACCAGGGGATCCAGAGCAGGCGCTGGCCGCCCGCGTGCGCCTCGTCGGCCGCCTGGCGAACGGCCGCCGCGTCGCCCGGGCCGATGTCCTCCCGCATCCAGTAGAAACCCCAGAGCCGAAGGTGCCGGAATCGCGCCTCGCGGAAACGCCTGCGGGCCTCGTCCAGGTACCAGTGGAGCACGGCGCGGCGGCCCGGTCCCGTGGCCAGGTCCTCGCCGCGGCCGTCGCCGTCGATGTCGTCGAAGTCGCGCACCTCGGGCGAGGGGTATGGGATGGAGAGCATGACGGAGCGAGGCGAGGGCGGGGCGCCGAGCCTGGCGGCGGCGCGCTCGATGGCGTCGTCGAGCGCGTGCAGGTCGCGACCGGGTGCGAACCATCGGTCCAGGTGGTATTGCCACCCCGAGCGCCGGGTGGCGCCGTACTCGGTGCGCGCGCCGTCCGGGGTGGTCTGGATCAGGAAGAGGAACGCGTCGAACAGCCAGCCCGCGCGGGGCGCGCCGGTGCGGGCGACGTAGGGCCCCAGGTCGTCGGCCGTCCGCGTCGCGCGGTCATAGATGAGTGCGCAGTGATGGAATCCGGCCGTTGCCGGGGAGGGGTAGTCCGCGAGTGTCGGACGCGAAGCGAAGGTGGCGGCCAGCATGCCGGCCATGGCGACGGCCGCCCGGGGCGCGCGCCGCACCGTCAGCCCACGATCCCGGCGACCTCGGCGAAGAGGTCCTTGAGCCGGGGATAGAGCGCGCGATAGACCGCGTAGAACCGGTCGTAGGCGGCGCGGTTCACCGTGCACGGCTCCGTGGCCTTCTCCACCCGGATCACGGCCGCGCAGGCCGCCTCGACGCTGGGCCACACGCCGGCGCCCACGCCGGCCAGCAATGCGACGCCGAGGGCCGGCCCCTCATCGACATTGATCGTGACGTGGGGGAACCCGGTGATGTCGGCCTGGATCTGGCGCCACAGCGCGCTGCGGGCGCCGCCGCCGGAGGCGCGCACCTGCCGAACCGGAAGCTTCATCTCGCGCATGATCTCGAACGAGTCGCGCAGGCCGAACGAGACGCCCTCCATCACGGAGCGCGCAAAGTGCGCCCGGTCGGAGCGCCGGGTGATGCCAAAGAAAACGCCGCGCGCGCGCGCGTCTGGATAGGGCGTTCGCTCGCCCGTCAGATACGGGAGGAAGACGAGCCCCTCCGCGCCCGCGGGCGCCTCGGCGGCCTCGCCCGCGATCACCTCGTAAGGGTCACGTCCGAGCGCCCTGGCCACCGCCCGCTCGGACTCGCAGAACGTGTCGCGGTACCACTGGAGCGAGCCGCCCGCGGAGAGCATGACTCCCATCAGGTGCCATTTGCCTGGCACCGCGTGACAGAAGGTGTGCAGCCGGAGCCCGGGGTCCACGATCGCGCTGTCGGCGAAGGCAAACACGACGCCGGAGGTGCCGACGGTGGACGAGACGATGCCGGTCTCGACGATGCCGTTGCCGACGGCCCCGGCCGCCTGGTCGCCGCCGCCGCCCACCACGGGCGTGCCCTCCGCCAACCCGGTGGCGCGCGCGGCCTCGGCCGTGACGCGCCCGCTCACCTCCGGCGACTCGAAGGCGCGCGGCATCCAGTCGCCAGGGATGCCGCAGGCGTCCAGCATCTCGTCCGCCCAGGCGCGCTTGCGCACGTTGAACAGGGCGGTCCCCGAGGCGTCGGAGACCTCGGTCGCGTACTCGCCGGTGAGCCGCCGGCGCACGTAGTCCTTAGGCAGCAACACCTTGCGCACACGCGCGTAGATGTCAGGCTCGTTGTTTCTCAGCCACACGATCTTGCCGGCCGTGAACCCGGTGAGGACCGGGTTGCTGATGAGCTCAACGACCCGATCGGGTCCGACCGTCTCCATGATCCAGTTGCATTCGGCCTGGGTGCGCTGGTCGTTCCACAGGATGGCGCGCCGAAGCACCGTGTCGGACTCGTCCAGGAACACCGCGCCGTGCATCTGGCCGGAGAGACCAACGGCGCGCACCTCGCCGGGCTCGATGCCGGGGCCGGAGAGCGCGGCGCGCACCGTGGCGCAGGTCGCGGCCCACCAGTCCGCCGGGTCCTGCTCCGACCAGAGCGGCCGTGGGCTGTGGAGCGGGTACTCGTGCGTGGCGCGCGCGCGCACCGCGCCGTCCTCGTCGACCAGGATGGTCCGGGTGCCGCTGGTGCCAATGTCGATGCCAACGAGGTAGGCCATCGCCGCGTCCTCCGGTCTGTGCAGCCTGACTACTCATGATACGGTTCGGTGCCTCGCATCGGCCTTCCTGCGGCGGGGCGCGGAGAAGGGAGCCCGACGCAGGCGGCGAAAGGAGGAGCGCTCCGTGTCGTGGTGGGCACGGGTGGAAGGAGGGTGCGATGGCTGCGTCGCGGATTGCCATGGCGGGCGCGGCGGTGCTGGCGCTGGCGGCGCCGGCATGGGGGAGGTCGATGACCGAGGAGGAGATCCTGGCGGGAGCGAGCGAGCGGATCGAGCGGCATCGCAAGGCCGACGCGCTGGTGCGCGTGGTGGGCCGCGACGGAGCCCCTGTGCGCAACGCGCGCGTCGGCGTGGAGCAGGTCAGCCAGGCGTTCCTGTTCGGGGCGAATGCCTTCCCGGTGCTGGGCTTCGGCGACGCGGAGCGCGAGAGGCGCTACGAGGAGGCCTTCACCGGGCTGATGAACTACGCGACCCTCGGGTTCTACTGGGGCGCCTACGAGCCCGCGGCGGGGCGTACGCGGGCGGAGGACCTGGCGCGCCAGGCGCGCTGGTGCCAGGCGCGCGGGATCGCGGTCAAGGGCCATCCGCTGGTCTGGCACGAGGTCTACCCTGGCTGGGCGCCCGCGGAGGTCGACGCCGCGCGCGCGCGGCTCCAGGAGCGAGTCTCCGACGTCGTCCTCCGCTTCGCCGGACTGATCGACCGGTGGGACGTGGTCAACGAGGTCACCGTCTCCGCGAGCGCCGCGAACGGCGTCGGCCGGTGGGCCGCGCGCGACGGCGGCTTGAAGGTCGTCGAGGACAGCCTGGCCTGGGCGCGCCGCGCGAGCCCGCGAGGCTTCCTGCTGTACAACGACTTCAACGTGGGGCCGGCCTACATTAAGCTCGCGCAAGCTCTGGTGGACGGCGGCGCGCCGGTGGACGCGTTTGGTATCCAGAGCCACATGCACGGCGGCGAATGGCCCATCCCGCGCGTGTGGGAGATCTGCGAGACCTACGCCCGGTTCGGCAGGCCGCTCGACTGGACGGAGGTGACCGTGCTCTCCGGTCAGCACGGCTGGCAGCGCCCGCCGCCCTGGCCCACCACGCCGGAGGGCGAGGCGCGCCAGGCCGACTACGTAATCAAGCTCTACACGGTGCTGTTCTCGCACCCGGCTGTCGAGGCCATCACGTGGTGGGACCTGATGGACGGAGCCTGGCAGGGCGCACCGGCGGGCCTGTTGCGGGCCGACCTGACGGCCAAGCCGGCCTATGAGCGCCTGCGCAGCCTGGTACGCGGGCGGTGGATGACACGCGCGTCGCTCAGCACGGGCTCCGATGGCACGGCGCGCTTCCGCGGGTTCCTGGG
This portion of the Chthonomonadales bacterium genome encodes:
- a CDS encoding DUF4855 domain-containing protein gives rise to the protein MAGMLAATFASRPTLADYPSPATAGFHHCALIYDRATRTADDLGPYVARTGAPRAGWLFDAFLFLIQTTPDGARTEYGATRRSGWQYHLDRWFAPGRDLHALDDAIERAAARLGAPPSPRSVMLSIPYPSPEVRDFDDIDGDGRGEDLATGPGRRAVLHWYLDEARRRFREARFRHLRLWGFYWMREDIGPGDAAAVRQAADEAHAGGQRLLWIPWYRADGWNGWRERGIDVAVLQPNYAFAASTHGGRVRRNRLAVAADLARGAGLGVEMEAGAVLESPLDRLAFLHYLADGMPERLGYRAGAQAYYLGTDTVERLARGRATVARHLYASLADYVSGLPVTDPTPAARVRRVSVPGGAGLTLELPSRRAWTALDLFLDEQGPRDAWAGVVRVESPGRGGRWEPARWAVRPGPNPLDDRRQVVTVPLSATASRLRVTLRPAPGSPPLHLARAEASGAAPTGLRAHAALGASYRFEPAAPAAYSDRGGELTDGRVSDASYSSGDTVGWYGASVAVALDLGATRRVTAIRAWVDGGSGSAVNWPARAVAFLTDGRASPRAFAGRGALPDGFEWAGGAPPVVTFRRSATDMTGRLDFRLSRPVRARHVTLLFEPNAWLMLREVSVLSGAAELARGRAYTLAPPPTPVEQGDGPAYPDDGARLTDGVVAEDFVPRQLTGWQTGEPGVVTLDLGRVAHVSEVTAWSLRGGAAAIYGPAEVGVELSRDGERWTRLGVARKSGSPENDRLCVAAAYTVRSAAASRARYVRVRVRPDRGWAMLSEVEVR
- the xylB gene encoding xylulokinase, producing MAYLVGIDIGTSGTRTILVDEDGAVRARATHEYPLHSPRPLWSEQDPADWWAATCATVRAALSGPGIEPGEVRAVGLSGQMHGAVFLDESDTVLRRAILWNDQRTQAECNWIMETVGPDRVVELISNPVLTGFTAGKIVWLRNNEPDIYARVRKVLLPKDYVRRRLTGEYATEVSDASGTALFNVRKRAWADEMLDACGIPGDWMPRAFESPEVSGRVTAEAARATGLAEGTPVVGGGGDQAAGAVGNGIVETGIVSSTVGTSGVVFAFADSAIVDPGLRLHTFCHAVPGKWHLMGVMLSAGGSLQWYRDTFCESERAVARALGRDPYEVIAGEAAEAPAGAEGLVFLPYLTGERTPYPDARARGVFFGITRRSDRAHFARSVMEGVSFGLRDSFEIMREMKLPVRQVRASGGGARSALWRQIQADITGFPHVTINVDEGPALGVALLAGVGAGVWPSVEAACAAVIRVEKATEPCTVNRAAYDRFYAVYRALYPRLKDLFAEVAGIVG
- a CDS encoding endo-1,4-beta-xylanase, yielding MAASRIAMAGAAVLALAAPAWGRSMTEEEILAGASERIERHRKADALVRVVGRDGAPVRNARVGVEQVSQAFLFGANAFPVLGFGDAERERRYEEAFTGLMNYATLGFYWGAYEPAAGRTRAEDLARQARWCQARGIAVKGHPLVWHEVYPGWAPAEVDAARARLQERVSDVVLRFAGLIDRWDVVNEVTVSASAANGVGRWAARDGGLKVVEDSLAWARRASPRGFLLYNDFNVGPAYIKLAQALVDGGAPVDAFGIQSHMHGGEWPIPRVWEICETYARFGRPLDWTEVTVLSGQHGWQRPPPWPTTPEGEARQADYVIKLYTVLFSHPAVEAITWWDLMDGAWQGAPAGLLRADLTAKPAYERLRSLVRGRWMTRASLSTGSDGTARFRGFLGRYRLTVTVDGRTATREMDLSRGAGGTVVVPAP